A genomic window from Companilactobacillus alimentarius DSM 20249 includes:
- the rimP gene encoding ribosome maturation factor RimP produces the protein MDTKVEELKAILQPILDQHDFFLVDLEFVHERGDWYLRVYADKKGGISIDDCALISEEYGEKLDELNPIDPAYYLEVSSPGAERPLKNDESLSNYVDDYVHASLYQKQDGQKAFEGSLIEVTDKKITLNVKVKNLRKQVEISRDNIAKIRLAIEF, from the coding sequence TTGGATACAAAAGTTGAAGAATTAAAAGCCATTTTACAGCCAATCTTAGATCAACATGATTTCTTTTTAGTTGATTTGGAGTTCGTTCATGAACGTGGAGATTGGTATTTGAGAGTTTATGCTGATAAGAAGGGTGGAATCAGTATTGATGATTGTGCCCTTATTAGTGAGGAATACGGTGAGAAGTTGGATGAATTGAATCCAATTGATCCCGCTTATTACTTAGAGGTTTCATCTCCTGGTGCGGAGCGTCCATTAAAGAATGATGAGAGTTTATCAAATTATGTCGACGACTATGTACACGCATCGCTCTATCAAAAACAAGATGGTCAAAAAGCTTTTGAAGGATCTTTGATCGAAGTAACAGATAAGAAGATAACTTTGAACGTTAAAGTTAAGAATTTAAGGAAACAAGTAGAAATTAGTCGCGACAACATCGCTAAGATTCGACTTGCAATAGAATTCTAA
- the nusA gene encoding transcription termination factor NusA, whose amino-acid sequence MSKEMVEALDALESEKGIKKEYVIESLEAALVAAYKRNYNQAQNVDVEFDAKKGNIHVYAVKEVVDEVADDRLEVNLEDAQKKSRGYEIGDHIKEEVTPKDFGRIAAQTAKQVIMQRVREAERDIIYNEYSQYEHEIIQGTVERSDNRYVYINFGKIEAVMAKSDQMPGETYNSRDRIRVYVTKVENATKGPQVFVSRTDPGLVKRLFEQEVPEIYDGTVEIVSIAREAGDRTKIAVKSDNPDVDPVGTCVGPKGSRVQSVVDELNGENIDVVPYVDDPVDFIANALNPAEVIAVQFDENDKKQCIVIVPDYHLSLAIGKKGQNARLAAKLTGYKIDIKPESQVEFVDDNDQDVDINDVESGKIDIDKTRENAANADDAKNPADQSDSDIDIDDDSSTDPEE is encoded by the coding sequence ATGAGTAAAGAAATGGTTGAAGCACTTGATGCACTTGAAAGCGAAAAGGGTATCAAGAAAGAATATGTTATTGAATCATTAGAAGCTGCTCTAGTTGCTGCTTATAAGAGAAACTATAATCAAGCTCAAAACGTTGATGTTGAATTTGACGCGAAAAAGGGTAATATACATGTTTATGCGGTTAAAGAAGTTGTTGATGAAGTAGCTGATGACCGTCTGGAAGTTAATCTTGAAGATGCTCAAAAGAAAAGTAGGGGTTATGAAATCGGAGATCACATCAAAGAAGAAGTAACGCCAAAGGATTTTGGACGGATTGCTGCTCAGACTGCAAAACAAGTTATTATGCAACGAGTACGTGAAGCTGAGCGCGATATCATCTATAATGAATATAGTCAATATGAACATGAGATTATTCAAGGTACAGTTGAACGTAGCGATAATAGATATGTTTACATTAATTTTGGTAAAATTGAAGCTGTCATGGCTAAGAGTGACCAAATGCCTGGCGAGACTTACAATTCACGTGATCGTATCAGAGTCTATGTGACAAAAGTTGAGAATGCTACTAAAGGACCTCAAGTCTTTGTTTCTAGGACTGATCCCGGTTTAGTAAAGCGTTTATTTGAACAAGAAGTTCCTGAAATATATGATGGAACTGTTGAAATTGTTTCAATCGCTCGTGAAGCTGGAGATAGAACTAAAATTGCCGTTAAGTCAGATAATCCAGATGTTGACCCAGTCGGAACTTGCGTAGGACCAAAGGGTTCACGTGTACAATCAGTTGTCGATGAATTGAATGGTGAAAACATTGATGTAGTTCCTTACGTTGATGATCCAGTTGATTTTATCGCCAATGCTTTGAATCCTGCTGAAGTTATTGCTGTTCAATTTGATGAAAACGATAAGAAGCAATGTATTGTTATCGTTCCAGATTATCATTTATCATTAGCAATTGGTAAAAAAGGTCAGAATGCACGTTTAGCTGCAAAACTAACTGGATATAAGATTGATATTAAGCCTGAATCACAAGTTGAATTTGTTGACGATAATGATCAAGACGTTGATATTAATGATGTTGAAAGTGGCAAAATTGAT